The Nicotiana tomentosiformis chromosome 9, ASM39032v3, whole genome shotgun sequence genome contains the following window.
TGTGCACTGTAGTAGTGGTGAATTGTCTTTCCTTGGAGTGTTTATTCCCACCACACTCAGTAGTTTAGAGTCACTCCtgtgtgtcacaagaagattagTAATGTTAgcttatatacattatgtattTTAACATGTTGTATCAGTTTATATGCCTCATTTTTCAGGCTACTAATCTCGCTTATTACGAACAATTACCTATAGTTTAGGTGATCTGATAGTGTAATTAGTGTACATAAGTTAAACTCAATCAAATATAAATGTTCCTTACATGCATGTGCAATTGATGTACAAAAAGATACACTTACTTGATGCATTTGTGTTTGTTCTCACAACCACAAGCACAAGAAGGACAAGGGGTGATGGTTTCATTGTAGAAAGTTGAGAGGGAGACGCAGCAACTTGGGTGTTTTTGGGCTATAAACTGAGAGTATGTGCATGTTACATTCCATGTCACTGCGAAGAATAAGAGTACAAGTTGATTACAAGAACATCATCTTCGACATACTTTCCTCAAAGTCATTATTTCGAATTCAAAATATTTAGTAGTAAAAGAACGGCAGTTCAGTGCATGAAGCATCCCGTGTTCACCAAGGACCGGAAAAGGGCCGTACGTGATAGTGAATTTCAAATTACTTTTTGATAGGGAGTGTTTCATACGACgaaaatcatttttcaaaaaatattttcaagaaaaatgactTATTatctgaaaaaatatttttttatgtttggttggagagtataatttttttaaaaataatttgataaAGATTGGTAGTAACAGGATTAACATATAGAatattgttttgaaaattttgagtaTTAAATATTGATATAATATCTAAGTAGTGGTTAAAGCAATGATATGAAGTTAAGAGTGGAGATAATTGTGAGAAATTGACTTCTCTCAAAAGTGAGGAAAGTCATTTTTCACTTTTGGTGGAATTCTTTTTTCATGAAAAGTATTCCAGGCGATCAATCAACAGAAAATGACTTACTTTCAAGAAAACATTTTCCTAAataatatttttcattatatacaaACACACTGACTGTGTAAAAGAACCAGAAAGCAGAATATGATAACCAGGACCAAGTGATGAACCAAACTTACTCAGTGCCTGAGTTTTCCTTCTAAGATCAGGTGTGAAAAATTTGGTAGAAGGGACAATTTTTGCAGGTCCACAAGTGTAGCCAGGTCCAGGGCCCAGCAAAGTGAAATTCTTGGGAAGTTTAACTGTCTTGTTTGAAGTACCAGCTTGGCCAACACTAACTTGAAAAGCTGAGACAGAAGCTTGAGGATCTTGGCCCCAAGAAGCCAAAACTCCACCTAAAAAAAACACAAGAGGAGTATAGTACTGGTTCGTTAAGTCTACGTCCAGTTCTCTTGGATTACAAGGGAGTTATACTTGGAGGTTCTTGAATTTCGTATTTAGTACAACATTTGACGATTTTATAGTTTTGAAGAATTACCttgattttatattttatatttttgaagaaTTACCTTGAGTCGAGGGTATATTGGAAACAGCTTCTCTgacttcacaaggtaggggtaaggcctgCATACACATTACCCTCCACAGACCCCACCTGTGGAATTATActtggtttgttgttgttgttgttgttgttgttgtatatttttgaaaaattaacttAAATAACCGTCCATCCAATCGCTTAAACAGAAATAGCCAATgattgtataatatatatatattatgtgtataattatgtatattcAATGTATAATTTATGCATACctactagaaaaagtaaacaatgaatcaGACTGATATATTTGGTGTTAAATTTCTTgttgtcaatcatcaaaatctTGAGGCTAACATACCTTTGCAGCAATTGGTGAATTGTTGGTTGTAAGGCACCCCTGGGAGCATATCTACAATAGTGGGAGTCTTCTTGCAACAATGTGGAACATTTCCTTTGAACTTGGAGCAGTCACCTTGTTCTGTGGCTTGTGCACCAACCATAGTCCAAATCACTTCTTTTTTTGCCCATGTCCATCCCAATGTCCAGCCAGGGGTCATGATGTGCCGGTACATTTGGAAATTGTTCATCGTTACAACAGCCTAGGAACAAAAGAcggattcagaatttaaatttaatacatcGAATCTTTAAATTCTAATCAGTGAATTCGTTGTACTTTTGtaaaaatatgatttcagaatTTATAGTTACCACGGATCTTCCCATGCACATAAACGTGCAGTAATAAAGAACTTAATTTTTATATAGTGGTAGCTAGTATAAAAGGTCAACAGAAAGATAACGATTTTAAGTTATATGCATAGCTATGTAAAACATATTTACAATCAAATCATTTATAAGGTAATTTGCAAGTAAATTTCTATGATAATCAATAATTGGTATTCTCGTAGAAATGATAACTACACTAATAGTTGTGAAAAATGTTTACATAGTCAGAGAATATAATTTAGATCCAAATATAACTATAGGTAACTTCCCAAAAATTGAGATTAGTAACTTGGAAAATGAGCACCGATAatgtaaaaaaatatttacactgtCAGTATATGTAAGTTAAATATCATAAGCTATGCACTCACATGCAAGAATAAATGACCATGAGAATCATAAAAATGTCCTTTTTTTCCAATGCAGAACTTAATATTTAGGGAACATGAATGGGAAGAGATTATAATTTACTATTGTCACAATGTTAATAAGGTGGTGAAAGAAACAAGAGAGAATAAGGGAAGGAAATTAACTTACAACATAGCCATCAGGAGTCCAAGACATTACATCCCATTTAATGGTGATATTCCCATTGGGATCCAATGGATCATAAGCAGCTGCAAGATTACACATGCTAGTTTGAGaatacacaacaacaacaacaacaaaagatGTATACAAATTGAGTATGTGAAAACTGCATCTTTACCTCCATAAGAAAATATCACAAACAAGAAGCCAACTAGAGTGATCAAATAAGTCCCCATATTTTTCTTTAAAGAATTGATCTCAAAGATCTTCAATAAAACTTGGAATTACGAGTCTATGAGAAATTAATATGGAGTTGTTATTTACCAACTGGTTGTTGCTACCAAAAAAAGAAATAATCCTATATAGAGTTTGTTGTTCTTCTTCATATGACTCTCTTTTATATTGCTGTTGGCCTTTCTGAATCTTGAAGCAAGGATTTGGTGAGTTTTCATTGAAACTTGAGTTTAACATTTCAACGGTCTAAAGAAGATGACACTTGACAAATGACATAGCAACGTAAAGCCTGCTTAAGTTTTCAGCTGCAATCAGTAAATTTTAGACTTTCccattccaagaaaataattgGGTTATCATCCTAAGCAATTGTTAAAGTTATTCTTACAACACCTATACTAGGACGTTTGCTTTCTCAATAATTGTTTCTTTTGTTTCTTGTTCTTTTTTAATTACTGTGATGCCTACTTGCCTAGGTCAAGATCTATGTAAGCGATGCCAACTATATTAATTTATGTTATATTACTTATTAGTACTTCACGTTCAGGTTCGATAATTTACAATAATCTTTTATATAATAGTAATAGAATGAGACGAGCTTAAATGGATCAACATTGCCACTGAGGATTCGTATAGTCGACTCACTATGCTTGGGACCAAGGTGTAGTTTTATTTGTCGTTGTTGCTTAGTGTCTCGGCGAGTATGCATATACTACAATTATTCTATTTGATATTTGCTAACTTCTAtcaatataaatattatataataCTATGATCTAACACTGCCTAGGTAAATAAGAAGAGATCTCCTAATATCTTTTTGTCTCTACTGAAAtctaattttctataattttcactCACTTCGTTAAGTTTTAGATCACACCCTTTTCTCTTTTGTTAGAGCGAAATTCTTTTGGTTTGTTTGGATATAAATCTATAGGAGTAACTTTCAAGTATACGCATGAAGTTGGTGATGATGAGTGATACTCTTTATATCAACGACAACTACCATGTAAGATTTTCTGTATTTATATGTCCACGTGTTAAATATGAAATAAGAAGTAAGAAATTAAAGTCAGAGAACTTTCACATTAAGGAAAGGAAAGAACGTAATAGTGTATAGGTTTGGTGGGGACAGTGGGGATGTCCTTGTCTAAAACAAAGACACTCCAACTATGTACTTTGTTGAATGCTTCATCAATTAACTATATCCAACCACCCCTCTAAACTCTAAAAGAGAAGCCAAAAACTGGTCTTGAGATGCAATATTTCTCCCTAATAATATTGTCAAATTTTAAAGAACAAAAAATTACAAACGGAGTTCTTTTTATAATTAAAAGGTCCTCTATGATCGGGGGAAAACAAATTGGGGAGAAAACCACTTTTATAGTTGCTATTTAAAAGATAATGTCGTATTTAAGAAAAGGCCACTACTTAAAAAGGCAGCAGAtaatttttctcttcttcttctctatTTCCTCTTTGCACGGACAACAAGCAACTCCAGT
Protein-coding sequences here:
- the LOC104086948 gene encoding COBRA-like protein 4 — translated: MGTYLITLVGFLFVIFSYGAAYDPLDPNGNITIKWDVMSWTPDGYVAVVTMNNFQMYRHIMTPGWTLGWTWAKKEVIWTMVGAQATEQGDCSKFKGNVPHCCKKTPTIVDMLPGVPYNQQFTNCCKGGVLASWGQDPQASVSAFQVSVGQAGTSNKTVKLPKNFTLLGPGPGYTCGPAKIVPSTKFFTPDLRRKTQALMTWNVTCTYSQFIAQKHPSCCVSLSTFYNETITPCPSCACGCENKHKCIKSDSKLLSVVGINTPRKDNSPLLQCTHHMCPVRVHWHVKLNYKDYWRVKITITNFNYRVNHTQWTLVAQHPNLNNVTQVFSFDYKPLVPYQSINDTGMFYGMKFYNDLLMEAGPSGNVQSEVLLQKDKDTFTFKQGWAFPRKVYFNGDECMLPPPDTYPYLPNFAHQNLVAFSTLFSSLLLLLLVLF